In Meiothermus sp. CFH 77666, the sequence AAAACCTTCATTCACAACGAGAACTAGCGGATTCACTGCGATGGTTGGTTTTCGCACGTAACGGCCCGCCGCACAACCATGAGCGGATTATCATTCAAAGCTCACCCAAAGCAATCCGTTCGCGCAGCGCCTCTGCCTGGCGGCGAAGGGTAGCTTGCTCCTCCAGGCTGCGCTTGTCCCAGGTCTTGTACAGCACCCCCAGGCGGGGATTGCCCTCCAGCAGGGCGCGATGCTGGGCCATGAAGTCCCAGTACAGGCTGTTGAAGGGGCAGGCTTGCTCGCCCAGGGTCTCGCCCACTTTATAAACGCAGTGCTGGCAGTGGTTGCCCATGCGGGCGATGTACTTCCCACTGGCCGCATAGGGCTTGGAGGAAAGGATGGGCGAGGCAAAGACCCCCATGCCCAGCACATTGGGCACCATTACCCAGTCGGCGGAGTCCACAAAGGCCGCCACAAACCAGGCATTAAGGGCTTGCGGTTCGATGCCATAAAGGAGCGCAAAGTTGGCCAGCACCATCAGTCGCTCGATGTGGTGGGCGTAGCCGCGCTGCTGAACGCGCTGCAATACGGTAGATAAGCAACGCATACGGGTGGGCGCACCCCAGAAGAGCGGCGGTACAGGCCGGTGGGCCTGAAGCTGGTTGGCCTGCAGGAGCCCGGGCATCTCGCGGCGGTACACGTGGTAGATGTACTCGCGCCAGCCGATCACCTGCCGCACAAAACCCTCGATGCTGGCAAGGGGAATGCCACCCTTTTCGTACTCGGCCAGGGCCCGCTCCACCACCTCGGCCGGGTGCAGCAAGCCCAGGTTGAGGGCCGGGGAGAGCAGCGAGTGATTCAGGCTCCAGCTCTGCTCCACCAGGGCATCCTGGTAGGGGCCAAAGGCCGCCAGACGGTGCTGCACGAAATCCTCCAGAGCCTGTAGGGCTTGCTGCCGGGTTATGGGCCACTCGAAACCCTCCAGGAAACCAAAATGCCCCCTGAACTTCTCCCGTACGGTCTCGAAGGCCGCCAGTGTGAGGGCATCGGGGGCAAAACGGCGCGGGGCCGGGGGCCGGTAGCCTGGGGGCGGCGCCTTGCGGTTCTCGGCATCGTAGTTCCAGGCACCCCCCACCGGCTGGCCCTTGTGCATCAGGTAGCCGGTACGCTGGCGCATAAAGCGGTAGAAATACTCGAGGCGGTAGGTCTGGCGCTTCCCCGCCCAGCGGTCAAAATCCTCCGGCTGCAACAACCAGAGCCGGTTGGGTAGCAGGTGATACCTGCCGCCCTGGCCTTCCACGATGGCCCCCACCCGCTCGGCGAAGCCATAGTCGGCGGGCTGCATCTGGTACAGGGTTTCGCCGGGGTAGGCCTGGAAAAACGCTTGCAGGGCTTCGAGCAGGGTATCGGCCTGCAGGTAGATGACCTCCCTTCCGCCCGCCCGCAGCTCCTGGGCAAAGTGGCGCATGGCGCTGAAAAAGAGCACCAGCTTTTGCGGGTGCATGGGCGGGGTACGCCCCAGCTCGTAGGCCTCCAGGAGCAGCACCCGCTGGGGCGATAGCTGCTGCACTGCGGCATGGTTGAGCTGGTCGCCGAGAATCCAGAGGGTCATGCGAAGGTCAAGAGCCTGGGGCCAAGGGTCTAGGGCCAAAGATTGTCAGCGAACTCCTTGCAGGTAAGCCGCAATAGGGCCCACCGCAGCGCCGTTGCGGCTGGTCAGGATGTCCAGGTGCGTGAGGCCCGGCAGGATTCGGATGTCTACTCGAGTACTGGGGAACACCTCCCCTACACTTTGAAAATTGCTGGTTTGCGGGAGCAACCCCCGCCCTGCGCCCAGGGCCAGCACCGGATACGCCAGCGAGCGCGGCCTCAGCTCGGGCATGGCCACATCGTAGGCCGAGATGTCGAGGGAGAGGCGGTAAGGGAAAAACCACTCCGAGAAGCCGGTGGTAGGGTTGGCATACGATGAGATAAATTCCATCGGGTCGGTGG encodes:
- a CDS encoding cryptochrome/photolyase family protein, which gives rise to MTLWILGDQLNHAAVQQLSPQRVLLLEAYELGRTPPMHPQKLVLFFSAMRHFAQELRAGGREVIYLQADTLLEALQAFFQAYPGETLYQMQPADYGFAERVGAIVEGQGGRYHLLPNRLWLLQPEDFDRWAGKRQTYRLEYFYRFMRQRTGYLMHKGQPVGGAWNYDAENRKAPPPGYRPPAPRRFAPDALTLAAFETVREKFRGHFGFLEGFEWPITRQQALQALEDFVQHRLAAFGPYQDALVEQSWSLNHSLLSPALNLGLLHPAEVVERALAEYEKGGIPLASIEGFVRQVIGWREYIYHVYRREMPGLLQANQLQAHRPVPPLFWGAPTRMRCLSTVLQRVQQRGYAHHIERLMVLANFALLYGIEPQALNAWFVAAFVDSADWVMVPNVLGMGVFASPILSSKPYAASGKYIARMGNHCQHCVYKVGETLGEQACPFNSLYWDFMAQHRALLEGNPRLGVLYKTWDKRSLEEQATLRRQAEALRERIALGEL